A DNA window from Aureibaculum sp. 2308TA14-22 contains the following coding sequences:
- a CDS encoding adenosylcobalamin-dependent ribonucleoside-diphosphate reductase, which yields MSVETIKTNPKIYDYQEVLETSLAYFNGDELAATTWINKYCLKDKNGNYLEKSPDEMHKRMAEEFGKIEEKYIPTDKITDNLSTYGKTRKPLTTEKIYQLFKDFNYVIPQGSVMYGLGNKEVIASLSNCIVVPSVLDSYGGVCYTDQQLAQLFKRRCGVGVDLSELRPKDALVSNAAGTTTGAVSFMNRFSNTTREVAQNGRRGALMLTMDIAHPDIEDFITIKQDLTKVTGANISIRLSDAFMNAVLNEEKFTLQWPIESTEPKYTKEIDAKDLWEKIIKCAHNTAEPGLIFWDRQHHYSTSSVYPEFKNSSTNPCSEIAMQGGDSCRLIAVNLYSFVEHPYTKKAKFNYKKFYEVVYESQRLMDDLVDLELEAADKILAKIDADPEPDHIKRTEREIWQLLSETGKKGRRTGLGFTALADAIAALGVKFDTEEALTVVDKIMKKKFTAEFDSSIDMAINRGQFEVFNRNIEDTSEFVQMMSSEFPDLYARMMENGRRNISISTVAPTGSLSMLAQVSSGIEPVFLLSYKRRRKVNTGDENAKVDFVDDLGDAFEEFTVYHKKLETWMNTTGKTDVKESPYAGATAPEIDWNKRVEMQALVQKYTTHSISSTINLASDVTVDKVGDIYIESWKQGLKGITVYRDGSRSGILVKADEQTEKEEVYTEETLVAKRPEKIEAEIIRFHNESEKWLAVIGLIDGKPYEIFTGKMKDAFNLPQWVEKGWVIKNRDEDGVARYDFQYIDSDGYKTTIEGLSRSFNKEFWNYAKLISGVLRHGMPMPYVVDLIQNLNLYDDHINTWKNGVARALKRFIPKDAEVKDKKCGDCGDPEGLVFEEGCLKCKSCGMSKCG from the coding sequence ATGTCTGTCGAAACTATCAAAACCAACCCCAAAATTTATGATTATCAAGAAGTTTTAGAGACTTCGTTAGCTTATTTTAATGGTGACGAACTCGCTGCTACCACTTGGATAAATAAGTATTGTTTAAAAGATAAAAACGGTAATTATTTAGAGAAATCGCCTGATGAGATGCACAAAAGAATGGCTGAAGAGTTTGGTAAAATTGAAGAAAAATATATCCCTACAGATAAAATAACAGACAATTTATCTACTTACGGAAAAACCAGAAAACCATTAACTACAGAGAAAATCTATCAGCTTTTTAAAGATTTTAACTATGTAATTCCACAGGGTAGTGTAATGTACGGTTTGGGCAATAAAGAGGTCATCGCTTCACTTTCAAATTGTATTGTTGTACCATCTGTTTTAGATTCTTATGGCGGTGTTTGTTATACTGATCAGCAATTAGCTCAATTGTTTAAGAGACGTTGTGGTGTAGGAGTTGACTTGTCAGAATTACGCCCTAAGGATGCACTGGTATCCAATGCAGCGGGAACCACAACAGGTGCTGTTTCTTTTATGAACCGCTTTTCAAATACCACTCGCGAAGTGGCACAGAATGGTCGCCGTGGTGCATTGATGTTGACAATGGACATTGCTCACCCCGATATTGAAGATTTTATAACCATAAAACAGGATTTGACAAAAGTTACAGGAGCAAATATTTCTATTAGATTGTCGGATGCCTTTATGAATGCGGTTTTAAACGAAGAGAAATTCACGTTACAATGGCCAATTGAGAGTACAGAACCCAAATACACCAAAGAAATTGATGCCAAAGATTTATGGGAAAAAATTATAAAATGTGCCCATAATACAGCTGAGCCTGGACTTATTTTCTGGGATAGACAACATCATTATTCAACTTCATCGGTGTATCCTGAATTTAAAAATAGTTCTACTAACCCATGTTCTGAAATTGCCATGCAAGGGGGCGACAGCTGTCGTTTAATTGCTGTGAATCTATACAGTTTTGTTGAGCATCCTTATACTAAAAAAGCAAAATTTAATTATAAAAAATTCTATGAAGTTGTTTATGAATCACAACGCTTAATGGACGATTTAGTGGATTTGGAATTGGAAGCTGCCGATAAAATTTTGGCAAAAATCGATGCCGATCCAGAACCAGATCATATCAAACGTACCGAAAGGGAAATTTGGCAACTGCTTTCCGAAACTGGTAAAAAAGGAAGAAGAACAGGGCTTGGATTTACCGCTTTGGCAGATGCTATTGCCGCATTGGGAGTTAAATTTGATACCGAAGAGGCGTTAACGGTAGTGGACAAAATCATGAAGAAAAAATTTACTGCTGAATTTGACAGTAGTATTGATATGGCCATCAACAGAGGGCAGTTTGAAGTGTTTAATAGAAATATTGAAGATACTTCAGAATTTGTGCAAATGATGAGCAGTGAATTCCCTGATTTATATGCACGAATGATGGAAAACGGACGAAGAAATATTTCTATAAGCACTGTGGCACCAACAGGCTCGCTGAGTATGTTAGCACAGGTTTCATCAGGTATTGAACCCGTATTTTTATTGTCGTATAAGCGTCGTAGAAAAGTAAATACCGGAGATGAAAATGCCAAAGTCGATTTTGTTGATGATCTGGGTGATGCTTTTGAAGAGTTTACAGTATATCACAAAAAACTAGAAACTTGGATGAATACAACGGGTAAAACCGATGTAAAAGAGAGTCCTTACGCTGGGGCTACCGCACCTGAAATCGATTGGAACAAGCGTGTTGAAATGCAGGCTTTGGTTCAAAAATACACTACACATTCCATAAGTTCTACCATAAACCTGGCTTCTGATGTTACGGTTGATAAAGTTGGTGATATTTACATTGAATCTTGGAAACAAGGCTTAAAAGGTATTACTGTATATAGAGATGGCTCAAGGAGCGGTATTCTGGTAAAAGCAGATGAACAGACCGAAAAGGAAGAAGTTTATACGGAAGAAACCTTAGTAGCCAAAAGACCTGAAAAAATTGAAGCGGAAATTATCCGATTCCATAATGAATCTGAAAAATGGTTGGCCGTAATCGGGTTGATAGACGGTAAACCTTACGAGATTTTTACAGGTAAAATGAAAGATGCTTTTAACCTTCCTCAATGGGTAGAAAAAGGTTGGGTGATAAAAAACAGGGATGAAGATGGTGTTGCCAGATACGATTTCCAATATATTGATAGTGATGGTTATAAAACCACTATTGAAGGATTGTCTAGATCATTTAACAAAGAATTCTGGAATTATGCCAAACTAATTTCTGGAGTGTTACGCCATGGAATGCCAATGCCTTATGTGGTTGATTTGATTCAGAACCTGAATTTATACGACGATCATATCAATACTTGGAAAAACGGTGTTGCAAGAGCCTTAAAACGTTTTATTCCTAAAGATGCTGAGGTAAAGGATAAAAAATGTGGTGATTGCGGCGACCCAGAAGGACTGGTTTTTGAAGAGGGTTGTTTAAAGTGTAAAAGCTGCGGGATGTCTAAGTGTGGTTGA
- a CDS encoding transglutaminase domain-containing protein — MKTLTVYLLLFLFILEINGQQFEIAGQLNNSRSAFNSAKKAGNVYDAVDTKVRSYSSNYKNSEALAERILKDFKTEKERIRALYTWLCLNIRYDMAALNSGQTEIGFSYTSQADFNRKMKAINNSIVNKTLRTKKAVCEGYAQTFKRVSEYLGIPCKLIGGYAKGDISDIDNIPDQENHAWNAVKINKKWYLVDATWGAGYTNGNRWKAEFDDFYFFTNPDEFALTHYPSEKEWLLTNTNLTIKQFYSKPIYKKSFFTNKLNLISPKLGVIRASTNYDITFLMGKIPENINLYYAFKGDKYSQKIELNCNSKQCTFNIPFTKNRDAELYIFANRRPILEFYVKKK; from the coding sequence GTGAAAACATTAACTGTATATTTATTGTTATTTCTGTTTATATTAGAAATAAATGGCCAGCAATTTGAAATTGCTGGGCAATTAAATAATTCACGTTCTGCTTTTAATTCCGCAAAAAAAGCTGGTAACGTATATGATGCTGTTGATACAAAAGTAAGGAGCTACAGTTCAAATTATAAAAATTCAGAAGCTTTAGCTGAGCGGATACTCAAAGATTTTAAAACAGAAAAAGAAAGGATTAGAGCTTTATATACTTGGCTTTGTTTAAATATCCGTTATGATATGGCAGCACTTAACAGCGGTCAAACCGAAATTGGTTTTAGCTACACTTCTCAAGCCGATTTTAATAGAAAAATGAAGGCCATAAACAATAGTATAGTCAACAAAACGCTTCGAACCAAAAAAGCAGTTTGTGAAGGTTATGCCCAAACGTTTAAGCGAGTTTCTGAATATTTGGGTATACCGTGCAAATTAATTGGTGGTTATGCTAAAGGAGATATTAGTGATATTGACAACATTCCTGATCAAGAAAATCATGCTTGGAATGCTGTAAAAATTAATAAAAAATGGTATTTGGTTGATGCTACTTGGGGTGCAGGCTACACTAATGGCAATAGATGGAAAGCAGAATTTGATGATTTCTATTTTTTTACCAATCCCGATGAATTTGCTTTAACTCATTACCCTAGTGAAAAGGAATGGTTACTGACCAATACCAATCTTACCATAAAACAGTTTTACAGTAAACCTATTTATAAAAAATCGTTTTTTACCAATAAACTTAATTTGATTTCACCAAAATTAGGGGTAATAAGGGCTTCAACAAATTATGATATCACTTTTTTAATGGGAAAAATACCCGAAAACATTAATTTATATTATGCCTTTAAAGGTGATAAATACAGCCAAAAAATTGAATTGAACTGTAACAGCAAGCAATGTACATTCAACATTCCTTTTACTAAAAACAGGGATGCCGAGCTGTATATTTTTGCTAATAGACGGCCAATTTTGGAGTTTTATGTAAAGAAAAAATAA